The genomic stretch GCCGGTTCGATGCGCAGGCGCTGGAACGCGACGCCCAGCACCCGCCGGTCGGCCGCGCCGCGCGCCGCGGGGGAATGCATATGCGGCACGCGCAGCGTCAGGCGGGTCGGCCCGTCGGAGCTGCGCGGCTGGATCGGGTCGGACCGCAGCAGCTTGTCCTTGCCGTCGCGCGTGAGAGGATATGCGACGCCGTCGACCTCGATCGCGAGGCTATTCGCGTTCGCCGGAGTGCCCAGATGGAACAGGCGCAGGGTTGCGACCAGCGGCCGGCTGCGGTCGACCCAGGCGTCGAAACCGACCTCCTCGGACGGGCCGGTCCAGCGGAAAGCGCCCTCGGGGCCCCATTCCAGCTGGTAGAAGCCGTCCTGGGCGGGCAGCAGCTGGTCGGCCGCGATCTCGAAGTGGTGGGGCAGGTCGGGGCTGGGCGGCGGTGGCGCGGCGGCGGGCGCGGGCGGCGCGGCGGCGAGGGCGGCATCGTGGAGCTGCAGGATCCGTTCGTAGGATTCGACGCGCGCGCGCAGGTCAGCGACCTCGGCGCGTAGGGCGGCGAGGTCGGTGGCGTCGGGGTCCGCCGCGACCGGCGCGGTGTCGGGGAATGCGTTCACCTGGGCTCGCAGCAATCGTTTGGTGGGCCGGCTGCATGCTGGCGCGGCACGCTGCTTCGATACGATGGGTGCCCGCCTTGGGCAACCTCGGGCCGTCGCGGCGGCGCGTCTGGACATGCCAAGCGGGCGCTGTGTAAAGCGTCGTGGACTTCAGTCGCATCAGGCAAGGGTTCAATGACAGGTCCGCATGTCCTGGCCAAGGCAGGCAGATGGTCGATGCCGCACGGCCTGGTCGCCTGGCGGGTGATGAGCGTTTGCCGCCTTGGGTGCCGTTCGACCGCGGGACGCAGCCGCCAACGCGCAGCCGCTGGTTCAGGGGGCCAAGGATGACGACGACCAACGCGGGCGCGACGCCAAGCGACACCGCGGTGGCGCCAACCCCGAACGCATCTGAGGCGCCCTTCATCATCTGGACCTTCCGGCGGACCGGCGGGACATCGCTTCGGTCGATCTTCTTCTGGCTGTCCCCCTTCGAGGCCTGGCAGGATGAGGGGTTCAATCGCGACCGTGAACTCGGCGCCATCACGCGCGAGTTCGAAGCATCGCAGGACCTGGCGGCGCTCGAGGCGTCGGTCGGCGACGTGGTGGCCCGGCGCAAGAACCTCAAGCACTGCATCGAGGTCGTGCCCTATCAGGTCACCAGCAGCCTGCTGCGGCAGTCCGTCGCCGCCGGCTATCGGCACCTGGTCCTGCTGCGCCTCGACGAGGTCGAGCGGCAACTGTCGCTGGCTCTTGCGCGTGTGACGAATGCGTGGGGCCCAAGCGAAGCCGCGGCGATCTACGACGAGATCCGCGCCGGCACCCGCAAGCTCGAACCACTGAACATCGTGCAGATCCGCCGCGAACTCGACCGGGACGCGGCGGCGCTGGGACGGCTGATGCGACTGATGCTGCAGCACCGCGCGAACTACGCACTGACCTTCTTCGAAGACCTGTACCGCGGCGAGTTCGCCGACCGCGTTGCGGAGGTGCGCCGGGTCGCGACGCTGCTAGGGTTGTCGAGGGCCGCCAACGAAGCCGATGCGGCCTTTCGCACGGCGCTGATGCAGCGCAGCCAGGGAACCCGCGACATCTTTGGGTTCGTGCCCAATCTCGACGAAGCGAAGGCGGCGATCGCCGAGCTGACGCGGTAGATCGGGATGCCGTCGTCACCCTGGTTCACTGCCGCTCGCGTGCCCTCCCGGCGGCCGCGAGCGTGAGCGCCGCAGCAGACCTGCGCGAGCAGCTTGCCCGACTGCTCGGGATGGATGACGCCGCCCTTGCCGACGGCCTGCCGGCACTGCTGGCGCAGTACCCCGATCTCCTGAAGGCGGCGCTCGCGCGGATCGACCACAAGCCGATCGTGCGGAGCATCGTTGGCTCGCCGCTGCGCGTGCTGCCCGTGATGCGGCCGCAGCCGCCCATCGCCGATGAATACCGCGAGTGCGGGCTGGCCGCTTCGGCGTTGCAGCGCCTGATTGAGCGCTACAGCTTCGACACGGTGCTCGACGTGGGTTCCGGTGCCGGCCGTCACGCGCGGGTACTCGCGGCGCACGGCAAGACCGTGACGAAGATGGACTTCGGCGTAAGCGTCTACTTCAAGAAGGAGACCGACGGCTCGACGACCATCGTGGGCGACGTGAACGAGATCGAGCTCGACCAGACCTTCGACTGCGTCTGGGCGTCGCATGTGCTCGAGCACCAGCGCAACCCGGGACGCTTCCTCGAGAAGCTCAAGCGCTGCCTGGCGCCGGACGGGCTCCTGTGCGTGACGGTTCCCCCGGCGAAGCTCGAGCTGGTGGGCGGGCACGTGTCGCTCTGGACGCCGGGGCATCTCGCCTACCATCTGGTGCTGGCCGGCTTCGACTGCTCCAGAGCCGAGATTTTCCAGCACGGCTACAACATCTCGGCCTTCGTCCGGAACAGCACGATCGAGCTGCCGCCGCTGCACTACGACACGGGCGACATCGGACGCCTCAGGCCCTACCTGCCGCGCGGCTTCAACGAGTCGATGGATTCCTCACGTGCGACGACCGAATAACCCCGATCCGCGCGGCCCTCGGCCCAGCGGTGGCCGGCGATGCAACGGAGGGGGCAGCAATGGCCAAGGCTGACATCGCCACGATGGAGCTGTTGCCGCCCGACAAGCTCCTGGACGCGTATTTCCGGGCCAATCACATTTTTGTGCCACAGGTTCGCCGCACGCTGGACCAGTTCGACACTTGCGACCTCCCGCTCGAAAGGGCGCGGATCATGCAACTGATCGCTCGGCCCAACTGGCTGATGTCCTATGTCGTCGGGCAGGGCAGCGAAACCTTCCGCAGCGCCCTGCTGCAGGCACTCGAACGCATCGGCGCCACCGTGACCTTCTATCGGCAGGGTTCGCACGCGCCCGAGATCGGCAACGCCATCCGCTTCATGCACCATTCGCGCGGCCTCGAGCCGGGTCTATGGCACTACAAGATGGCCTATCTTCCGTTCATGTTCCATTTCGACCGGCGCGGGTATTCCGGCTGGTCGGAAATGCAGTCGGTCAAGCCGGTCACCTTTGCGCGCATCGACCAGGCCGCGGCGGACCAGTTCTTCGCGGGCGCCGCCGCCGAGATCACGCGCAACCGCATATCGAAGGGCAAGCAAGCCGCCACGACCTCGGTGCCCGAGCCGGGCTACGTGTTCTTCGCGCTCCAGGTGCCCGACGACAGCGTCATCTCGCTATGCTTCGAGAAGGACTACATCGCGACTGTCGAGACAGCGATCCGGTCGGTACTGGCGGCCGGGCACAGGGTGGTCGTGAAGCCGCATCCCTTCGGGCGTTGGCCGCGGCTTCTCGAAATGCTCGACGGCCTCGTTGGCCCCGCCATGGAGGTCAACGACGGGTCGATCCATGATCTCCTTCCCGGAAGCCTCGCGGTGGTGACGGCCAACTCCGGGGTTGGGTTCGAGGCCCTGCTGCACGAGAAGACCGTGCTGTGCCTGGCGCAGGCGGATTACGGCCACGCC from Roseomonas fluvialis encodes the following:
- a CDS encoding class I SAM-dependent methyltransferase; the protein is MSAAADLREQLARLLGMDDAALADGLPALLAQYPDLLKAALARIDHKPIVRSIVGSPLRVLPVMRPQPPIADEYRECGLAASALQRLIERYSFDTVLDVGSGAGRHARVLAAHGKTVTKMDFGVSVYFKKETDGSTTIVGDVNEIELDQTFDCVWASHVLEHQRNPGRFLEKLKRCLAPDGLLCVTVPPAKLELVGGHVSLWTPGHLAYHLVLAGFDCSRAEIFQHGYNISAFVRNSTIELPPLHYDTGDIGRLRPYLPRGFNESMDSSRATTE